The DNA window CGTCGATCCTGCGGGACGTGCTCAGGGGCAGGTCCTCGAAGTCCTCGTCGGTGAGCACGACCATCTCGCCGGTGGCCAGCTCGTAGCCCTTGGCGATGTCGGCGTAGGGGATCTCCTCGCCGTCGAGCTGGCACACGCGCTTGTAGCGGATGCGCCCGCCGTCCTCGCGGTGGACCTGGTGGAACGACACGTCCTTCTGCTCGGTCGCGGAGTAGAGCTTGACGGGGATCGTGACCAGGCCGAAGGAGATCGCGCCCTTCCAGATGCTGCGCATGGGTCACTCCTCAAGCTCTCAACAGGTCGCCTATGGGCACATACCCGGCATGGCGCAACCAATGCGGTGGGTTAGGTCAGATCTGACCGGGGAGGTGGATACACCACGGACCGGAAGGGAGATGCCCCCGTGGCCAAGAAGGTCCCCGTCAAGGTGGACGGACGCGAGCTGACCCTCAGCAACCTGGACAAGGTGCTCTATCCGGACTGCGGCTTCACCAAGGCCGAGGTCATCGACTACTACACCAGGATCGCCCCCGTCCTGCTGCCGCACCTCGCGGGCCGCCCACTGACCGTCAAGCGCTACCCCAACGGCGTGACCGGCCAGTTCTTCTTCGAGAAGAACGCCCCCGAGCACACCCCCGACTGGGTACGCCGGGTCAACCTCCCCGCGCCCGGCAGCACCAAGAACCGCGAGAGCATCGACTTCGCGCTGGTCGAGGACCTGCCGACGCTCGTCTACTACGCGAACCTCGCCGCCCTGGAACTGCACGTGCCGCAGTGGCGCGTGGACGACGACGGCGAGGCACTGCCCCCTGACACGATCGTCTTCGACCTCGATCCCGGGGCGCCGGCGACGATCGTCCAGTGCGCCGAGGTCGCGCTCATGCTGCGCGAGGCGCTGAAGGCCGAGGGGCTGGCCGCCAGGCCGAAGACGAGCGGCAGCAAGGGCATGCAGCTCTGCGCGGACTGGGACTGCGGGGAGGAGCCCTCCGCGTACGCCAGGAAGCTGGCCAGGCTCCTGGAGAAGGAGCACCCGAAGCAGGTCGTCAGCGTCATGGCCAAGGCCGCGCGGCCCGGCAAGGTCTTCATCGACTGGAGCCAGAACAACCCGGCGAAGACCACCGTGGCCCCCTACTCGCTGCGGGCTCGCGAGCGGCCGACCGTGTCGACGCCCCTGACGTGGAAAGAGGTGGAAAGCTGTGAGCATCCGGAGGATCTGGTGTTCACGGCGCCCGACGTACTCGCGAGGGCCGAGAACCGCGGCGACCTTTTCGCGCGGGCGTAGTCTGGAGCCGTCCACACCTGGAGGGGGACCACGAGATGTCAGAGATGGACGTTCGCGGGGACGAGGGGCCCTACGAAGAGGAGGAGGTCGAGGAGTTGTCGATCGAGACGCCCGAGGCCGACGCGGCCGAGCAGCAGCGCGAGATGGGTCAGGCGGCCGGTGGGCCGCGCCGCGAGCTGCCGCTGGACGTCAACCCCGCCGACGCGGCCGAGCAGGACCGCGAGGTCGAGCTCGACGACGACGAATACCGGTGACACCCGCCGCCGGGTGCGTCGCCCGCTCGCGCGCGGCACGATATGCCTGCTCGCCCGTAGGACGGCGTGCCTACTCGCCCGTAGGATGTCCGAACGACCCGCTACGAGCGCTGAGAGACCAATGGAGACCCGCGTGACCGCAACCCCGGACGCCAAGCCCCGGGGCACCCGGCTGCCCCGACTCGCCCGCCGCCGGCAGCTCCTGAGCGCCGCGCAGGAAGTGTTCGTCGAGAACGGCTACCACGCGGCCGCCATGGACGAGATCGCCGACCGGGCAGGGGTCAGCAAGCCCGTGCTCTACCAGCACTTCCCGGGCAAGCTGGAGCTCTACCTCGCGCTGCTCGACCTGCACGTCGACGACATGGTCAACCGCTGCAGGGACGCCCTGGCCTCCACCAACGAGAACAAACTGCGCGTCCAGGCCACCTTCCAGGCGTTCTTCGACTTCGTCTCCACCCAGGGCGAGGCCTTCCGGCTCGTCTTCGAGTCCGACCTGCGCAACGTCGCCCCGGTGCGGCAGCGCGTCGAGCGGTCCCTGCGCGAGTGCGCCGAGATGGTCAGCGCGCTCATCCAGGAGGACACCGGCTGCACCAGCGACGAGGCACATCTGCTGGGGGTCGGCCTGGTCGGCATGGCCGAGGTGAGCGCCCGCTACTGGGTGACGACGCACGGGTCCATCCCGAAGGACGCGGCCGAGCAGATGATGGCCCGCCTCGCCTGGCGCGGCATCAGCGGTTTTCCGCGTACGGCATAACCCGTTCGCTGGGCGCGATCATTCGCGTGTCCGTCGTGCGGCAGAGGCGACGATGAAGTGAGCCAGCCCGTCCACTAGGGAGCCACGATGGAAGTCAAGATCGGCGTACGTTCCGTGCACCGCGAGCTCGTTGTCGAGACCGACCTGTCCGCCGAGCAGGTCGAGGAGGAGATCAGGAACGCGCTCTCCGTCGAGAGAGGCGTCTTCGCCATCACCGACGTGAAGGGGCGCCGGGTGGTCGTGCCGGTGGCCTCGCTCGGGTTCATCGAGATCGGCGAGGACGCGTCCAGGCCGGTGGGCTTCGGCGGCACGCTGTAGCCACCCGCGGCGACCCCGGCGTCGGGGGGACGGTTCATGATCCGCCGTGCCCCCGGCGTTCGTCCAGCCACGGCGTCCCTCGGTCACACCGGCGGATGCGCGGATGCAGGTCACGCGGCGGGAAGCCGGGGCTCTGCGGGAAGCCGGGTCAGCGGGGGAGGCGGCAGGAGGCGAGGCGGCACCCGGGCGGCGAGCGGCGGGCGCCCGGCGCGGGATGCCGGGGCTGCGCGGTGGCCGGGCAGCGCGAGCTTTCCCGCCACAGCACGGCGCGTGAGGTCCAGCGGTTAGGCCCGCATCTCGTCAAGGAACCGCCGTCGCGGCGCAAGGCCCTCATGCTGGCACGGTACAACCGTTCCGCGACTCCGCGTCGCCCAACGTGCCTACTTTCGCAATGCCAGGGGCCTTTCAGATGCCCAGCGCCGCCATCCGCTTGTTGTGCTCCTCGGTCAGCGTCGCGAAGAGCCGGGAGATGTCGGCCTGCCCGCCGCTCGCCTCCACCAGCGACAGCGCCAGCTCCGGCCGCGCCGCCGCCACCTGCTGGGCCTGGCTGAGCGCCTCCCCCACGAGCCGGCGCGCCCACAGCGCCAGCCGCGCCCCGGCCGCCGGGTCCGCCTCGACCTCGGCGCGCACCCGCTCCACCGCGAACTGCGAGCGCACCTCGTCCACCAGCACCTCGTCCACCAGCTTGGCGACCGACGGGTCGAGGTGCCTGGCCACCTCCCGGTAGAAGTCGTTGGCGATGCCGTCCCCCACGTACGTCTTGACCAGCGCCTGCAGCCAGTCGGCCGGGCGGGTCTGGGCGTGCCAGGCGTCCAGCGCCGCGACGAACGGCGTCATCGCCGCGTCAGGATCGGCGCCCAGCCCGGCGAGGTGGTCGCGCAGCAGGCTGAAGTGGGCGTACTCGGCGACCGCCAGTTCGCTCAGCGCCGCGCGGTCGGCCAGCGAGGGCGCCAGCGTGGCCGCGTCCTCGGTCATCCGGGCGTAGGCGCTGAGTTCCGCGTACGCCAGCACACCGAGCAGGTCGACGACTCCTGGAGACTCCTTCATGCAAGGCAGCGTACTTCGGGAAATCTTCGGGAACATACGCGAGCTCGGCCAGCGTTGTGCTATCGAGTACACTGCTCTGTGAAAGTGCGACCGCACTGTGTAAATTCGGGGGTTTCTCCCGGATACCTCCGCTCCCAGGAGGCCGCGGTCGCTGATGACGCGAGAGGGCTGGCTCTACCGCGAGGACCCAAGCACGGGGTGATCATGCACCCGTCGGTCCCGGCAGGCCCGCCTTCATTTGAGACTGAGGCAGGCCACGCTGACGACTTTCCGAGACCTCGGAGTCACACCAGAGATCGCCGACGCCCTCGAGACCGAGGGCATCGTGTCGCCGTTCCCCATTCAGGAAATGGCGCTCCCGCTCGCGCTGAGCGGCCAGGACCTCATCGGTCAGGCACGCACCGGCACGGGCAAGACCTACGCGTTCGGCATCGCCATGCTGCAAGGCATCGGCAAGCCGCGCAAGAACCGCAAGAAGCCCCGCGGGCTGGTCGTCGTACCGACGAGAGAGCTGGCCGTCCAGGTCAGTGAGGACCTCGTGACCGCCGCGGGCAAGCTCGGCTCCCGGGTGCTGACCGTCTATGGCGGTCGGGCGTACGAGCCCCAGGTCGAAGCGCTCAAGGCGGGGGTCGACGTCGTCGTCGGCACCCCCGGCCGGCTGCTCGACCTGGTCAAGCAGAAGCACCTCGACCTGAGCCAGGTCACCTCACTCGTCCTCGACGAGGCCGACCGCATGCTCGACCTGGGCTTCCTGCCCGACGTCGAGCGCATCTTCAAGCTGGTCCCGGCAGAGCGGCAGACGATGCTGTTCTCCGCGACCATGCCGGGCGAGGTCGTCGGGCTGTCGCGCAAATACCTCAACCGCCCGACGCACATCCGCGCCGAGCACGAGAGCGGCGAGGGCGAGGCGACGCCGCAGGTGCGCCAGCTCGTGTGGCGCACCCACCGCATGGACAAGATCGAGATCGTGTCGCGGCTGCTCCAGGCCGACGGCCGCGGGCTCACCATGGTCTTCTGCGAGACCAAGCGGGCCTGCGACATGGTCGCCGAGCAGCTCGACACCCGCGGCTTCGCGGTCGCGGCCGTCCACGGCGACCTCGGCCAGGGCCAGCGCGAGCAGGCGCTGCGGGCGTTCCGCAACGGCAAGATCGACGTGCTCGTGGCCACCGACGTGGCCGCGCGCGGCATCGACATCGACGACGTCACGCACGTGGTCAACTACGACTGCCCGACGGACGACAAGACGTACGTGCACCGCATCGGCCGCACCGGCCGGGCCGGGCGCACGGGCATCGCGGTCACCTTCGTGGAGTGGGAGGAGCTGACCCGGTGGAAGATGATCAACAACATGCTCGGGCTCGACTTCGCCGAGCCTGAGGAGACCTACTCCACCTCGCCGCACGTCTACACCGAGCTCAACATCCCCGAGGGCACCAAGGGCGTCCTGCCGCACGCGAACCGCTCGCGCGCCGGGCTCTCCGCGGAGCACCTCGAGGACCTCGGCGAGACCGGCCGGGGACGCGGGCGTGGCGGCCGTCGCCGCGACGAGCGCGACCACGACCGCGACCGTGAGCGCGACCGTGAACGTCCTGCCCGGACGCAGCGCCAGCGTCGCCGCACCCGCGGCGGCAAGGAGCTGGCCGAGACCGCACCCGTCGAGACCTCGGAGGTCGAGCTCGTGGATGCCCAGGCGGAGGAGACTCCCGCGATCTTCACCCCCGACGAGGTCGGCGCCGTGAGCGCGCAGCCGAAGCGGGTCCGTACGCGGAGGGGGGCGGCCTCGACGGCGATCGAGCAGGCGCTCTCCGTCGCGCCCGAGCCCGCCCTCGCCCCCGCCGGTGCTCCGGCGGACGGGGCGGTCGCGGAGGCGCCGCCGGAGTCGTTCCCGGTGGAGGCGCCGGCGCGGGCCACCCGGTCCCGCCGCACCGCCGCCAAGGCGAGCGCACCGGTCACCACGGGCGCCGAGCAGGCGCCGCCGGTGGCCGAGCAGGCCCAGGCCGCCGCCGAGCAGGCACCAGTAGCCAAGCGAGCGCCGGTCGCCGAGCAGGCGCCGGTCGTCGAGCGGGCGCCCGTCGCCGAGCGGGCGGGGGGCGTGGCCGAGCGTCAGGAGATGCGGATGCAGGCCGAGCCTGAGCCGAGTTTCCTCGCTCCGCCGCCGCCCGCGCCGGTTCGCCAGCCGGAGCGGATCATCCCGCCGAGCCCGTTCGCGGTGATCTTCCAGTCACCGGACCTGGCCACGGACGACGACGACATCGCGCCGTCCGCCGCCAGCGAGCGCAAGCAGCAGCGACGCCAGTCCCGGGGTGGCGGCGGCAACCGCCGCCGCGCCGGCTGACGTCCCGGCATCACCGCGAAGGCGCGTCTCCCGCACGACAACCCACGTCGTACGGGAGGCGCGCCTTCCGGCATCCAGGGGCCCGGTGCCGGAGCAGGGGGCGTGGCACGGCCTCACAGTGCGTCACCCGGCCGCGACGCCCCA is part of the Nonomuraea coxensis DSM 45129 genome and encodes:
- the ligD gene encoding non-homologous end-joining DNA ligase, yielding MAKKVPVKVDGRELTLSNLDKVLYPDCGFTKAEVIDYYTRIAPVLLPHLAGRPLTVKRYPNGVTGQFFFEKNAPEHTPDWVRRVNLPAPGSTKNRESIDFALVEDLPTLVYYANLAALELHVPQWRVDDDGEALPPDTIVFDLDPGAPATIVQCAEVALMLREALKAEGLAARPKTSGSKGMQLCADWDCGEEPSAYARKLARLLEKEHPKQVVSVMAKAARPGKVFIDWSQNNPAKTTVAPYSLRARERPTVSTPLTWKEVESCEHPEDLVFTAPDVLARAENRGDLFARA
- a CDS encoding TetR/AcrR family transcriptional regulator; its protein translation is MTATPDAKPRGTRLPRLARRRQLLSAAQEVFVENGYHAAAMDEIADRAGVSKPVLYQHFPGKLELYLALLDLHVDDMVNRCRDALASTNENKLRVQATFQAFFDFVSTQGEAFRLVFESDLRNVAPVRQRVERSLRECAEMVSALIQEDTGCTSDEAHLLGVGLVGMAEVSARYWVTTHGSIPKDAAEQMMARLAWRGISGFPRTA
- a CDS encoding DUF3107 domain-containing protein, with translation MEVKIGVRSVHRELVVETDLSAEQVEEEIRNALSVERGVFAITDVKGRRVVVPVASLGFIEIGEDASRPVGFGGTL
- a CDS encoding ferritin-like fold-containing protein, which codes for MKESPGVVDLLGVLAYAELSAYARMTEDAATLAPSLADRAALSELAVAEYAHFSLLRDHLAGLGADPDAAMTPFVAALDAWHAQTRPADWLQALVKTYVGDGIANDFYREVARHLDPSVAKLVDEVLVDEVRSQFAVERVRAEVEADPAAGARLALWARRLVGEALSQAQQVAAARPELALSLVEASGGQADISRLFATLTEEHNKRMAALGI
- a CDS encoding DEAD/DEAH box helicase — its product is MALPLALSGQDLIGQARTGTGKTYAFGIAMLQGIGKPRKNRKKPRGLVVVPTRELAVQVSEDLVTAAGKLGSRVLTVYGGRAYEPQVEALKAGVDVVVGTPGRLLDLVKQKHLDLSQVTSLVLDEADRMLDLGFLPDVERIFKLVPAERQTMLFSATMPGEVVGLSRKYLNRPTHIRAEHESGEGEATPQVRQLVWRTHRMDKIEIVSRLLQADGRGLTMVFCETKRACDMVAEQLDTRGFAVAAVHGDLGQGQREQALRAFRNGKIDVLVATDVAARGIDIDDVTHVVNYDCPTDDKTYVHRIGRTGRAGRTGIAVTFVEWEELTRWKMINNMLGLDFAEPEETYSTSPHVYTELNIPEGTKGVLPHANRSRAGLSAEHLEDLGETGRGRGRGGRRRDERDHDRDRERDRERPARTQRQRRRTRGGKELAETAPVETSEVELVDAQAEETPAIFTPDEVGAVSAQPKRVRTRRGAASTAIEQALSVAPEPALAPAGAPADGAVAEAPPESFPVEAPARATRSRRTAAKASAPVTTGAEQAPPVAEQAQAAAEQAPVAKRAPVAEQAPVVERAPVAERAGGVAERQEMRMQAEPEPSFLAPPPPAPVRQPERIIPPSPFAVIFQSPDLATDDDDIAPSAASERKQQRRQSRGGGGNRRRAG